From the Microbacterium thalassium genome, one window contains:
- a CDS encoding SDR family NAD(P)-dependent oxidoreductase — MDVTGRTVLIAGGASGLGLATARRLRAEGARVVAADLPGSIARTAATPDAEGIEFAAADVTDEQAVADAVTLANSRGDLSVVVNCAGIGDPQLTVSKTGPQDLARFERVVRVNLIGTFNVVRLAAAAMMANDRAGEERGVIVNTASAAAFDGQIGQASYAASKAGIAGMTLPLARELARHAIRVVTIAPGLFDTPLLGQLPDETRAALGAQVPFPSRLGRPEEYADLVAAVTANPMLNGETIRLDGSIRMAPR, encoded by the coding sequence ATGGATGTCACAGGCAGGACCGTCCTGATCGCCGGAGGCGCCTCGGGCCTCGGCCTGGCCACCGCGCGGCGACTGCGCGCCGAGGGCGCTCGCGTCGTGGCGGCCGATCTGCCCGGATCCATCGCCCGGACGGCGGCGACACCGGATGCGGAGGGCATCGAGTTCGCCGCAGCGGACGTCACCGACGAGCAGGCGGTCGCCGATGCCGTCACGCTCGCGAACTCGCGCGGCGACCTGTCGGTCGTGGTCAACTGCGCGGGGATCGGAGATCCGCAGCTGACGGTCTCGAAGACAGGACCGCAGGATCTCGCCCGCTTCGAACGCGTCGTGCGTGTCAATCTCATCGGGACGTTCAACGTCGTGCGGCTGGCCGCCGCGGCCATGATGGCCAACGACCGCGCGGGCGAGGAGCGCGGCGTCATCGTCAACACCGCGTCGGCGGCAGCGTTCGACGGCCAGATCGGCCAGGCGTCCTACGCCGCCTCGAAGGCGGGCATCGCCGGCATGACGCTCCCGCTCGCCCGGGAGCTCGCGCGCCACGCCATCCGGGTGGTCACGATCGCACCGGGGCTCTTCGACACACCCCTGCTCGGCCAGCTGCCCGACGAGACGCGCGCCGCACTCGGCGCCCAGGTCCCCTTCCCCTCGCGCCTCGGCCGCCCCGAGGAATACGCCGACCTCGTCGCGGCGGTGACGGCGAACCCCATGCTCAACGGCGAGACGATCCGGCTGGACGGCTCGATCCGGATGGCGCCGCGGTAG
- a CDS encoding enoyl-CoA hydratase-related protein, translating into MTHEITAPVRYDVVEQVAIVRIDRPEARNAINAAVSSAVGDALERADADPDVRAIVVTGVDDVFSAGADLKALAQGLSLDSPEHPEWGFAGIARHWIHKPLIAAVNGPALGGGAEIALACDLIVASDSAVFGLPEVRWGLFAAAGGVLRLPQHIGVRRTLELALTGDPIDAATALEWGIVNRVVPADRVLDEAVLLAGRIARNAPLSVRESKRVIHATLSDGSVWGQDWRTSTVWDESQRAMDLTFASDDGHEGMRAFAERRTPVWGQTTLTP; encoded by the coding sequence ATGACACACGAGATCACAGCGCCGGTTCGCTACGACGTCGTGGAGCAGGTCGCGATCGTGAGGATCGACCGCCCCGAGGCGCGGAACGCGATCAACGCGGCCGTATCGAGCGCGGTCGGTGACGCGCTGGAGAGAGCGGATGCCGATCCCGATGTTCGCGCGATCGTCGTGACCGGCGTCGACGACGTCTTCTCGGCCGGCGCCGATCTCAAGGCCCTCGCCCAGGGCCTCTCCCTCGACTCTCCCGAGCACCCGGAGTGGGGATTCGCCGGCATCGCCCGCCACTGGATCCACAAGCCGCTCATCGCCGCGGTCAACGGGCCGGCGCTCGGCGGCGGCGCCGAGATCGCACTCGCGTGCGACCTCATCGTCGCCTCGGATTCGGCCGTGTTCGGACTCCCCGAGGTGCGGTGGGGCCTTTTCGCCGCGGCGGGCGGCGTCCTGCGCCTGCCGCAGCACATCGGCGTCCGCCGCACGCTCGAACTCGCCCTGACAGGGGATCCGATCGACGCGGCGACGGCACTCGAATGGGGAATCGTCAACCGTGTCGTCCCGGCCGACCGCGTCCTCGATGAGGCGGTCCTCCTCGCGGGCCGCATCGCGCGCAACGCTCCGCTGTCCGTGCGTGAATCCAAGCGCGTCATCCACGCGACCCTGAGCGACGGCTCGGTGTGGGGCCAGGACTGGCGCACGTCGACGGTGTGGGACGAGAGCCAGCGAGCCATGGACCTCACCTTCGCCAGCGACGACGGGCACGAGGGCATGCGCGCCTTCGCGGAGCGTCGCACACCGGTGTGGGGTCAGACGACCCTCACACCCTGA